In Novosphingobium resinovorum, the following are encoded in one genomic region:
- a CDS encoding LacI family DNA-binding transcriptional regulator: protein MATGIKDVAQVAGVSPATVSRVLAGRPVDPVMAERVLAAVKSTGYRPNLAARRLRSRHSNTIGLVVADIRNPFFTEVSRTIEAVAAARGLRVILCNTDEDPAKEAEFLELMHEERVAGVILAPSRQRVAKVGRLELDYPVVLIDRAAPDAGFDCVLLDNTRMAEVLVEHLHAQGHRRITGLFGAASTTGFERREGFERAAARLGLEVEAIAVPHTADAIRRVIAELLGRAERPEALLASNGVMLVHLLRGLRDLGLEVPRDIALAGFDNNDWMEFVGGGLSVIEQPVEEIGRTAMTMLLDRLDHPDAPMRKVVLAGRLLPRGSSTRLADSQAIGE, encoded by the coding sequence ATGGCGACAGGCATAAAGGACGTGGCGCAAGTGGCCGGGGTCTCGCCCGCCACGGTCTCGCGCGTACTGGCCGGGCGCCCGGTCGATCCCGTCATGGCCGAGCGCGTGCTGGCTGCGGTCAAGTCCACGGGCTATCGCCCGAATCTCGCCGCGCGGCGGCTGCGGTCCCGGCACAGCAACACCATCGGGCTGGTCGTCGCCGATATCCGCAACCCCTTCTTCACCGAGGTCTCGCGCACGATCGAGGCCGTGGCGGCGGCGCGGGGCCTACGCGTCATCCTGTGCAATACCGACGAGGACCCGGCCAAGGAGGCCGAGTTCCTCGAACTCATGCACGAAGAGCGAGTGGCCGGCGTCATCCTTGCCCCGTCGCGGCAGCGGGTGGCGAAGGTAGGGCGGCTCGAACTCGACTATCCCGTGGTGCTGATCGACCGTGCCGCACCTGACGCCGGGTTCGATTGCGTGCTGCTCGACAATACGCGCATGGCCGAAGTTCTCGTCGAGCACCTTCATGCGCAGGGGCATCGGCGGATCACGGGACTGTTCGGGGCGGCGAGCACCACGGGTTTCGAGCGCCGGGAAGGGTTCGAACGTGCCGCTGCCCGGCTTGGGCTGGAGGTGGAAGCGATCGCGGTGCCGCATACGGCGGATGCGATCCGGCGGGTGATCGCCGAACTGCTCGGGCGGGCCGAACGCCCCGAGGCGCTGCTCGCCAGTAATGGGGTGATGCTGGTCCATCTCCTGCGCGGCCTGCGCGATCTCGGCCTCGAGGTTCCCCGCGACATCGCCCTTGCCGGTTTCGACAACAACGACTGGATGGAGTTCGTCGGCGGCGGCCTCAGCGTCATAGAGCAACCGGTCGAGGAGATCGGGCGCACGGCGATGACGATGCTGCTCGACCGCCTCGACCATCCCGACGCGCCCATGCGCAAGGTCGTGCTCGCGGGCCGCCTGTTGCCGCGCGGATCGAGCACGCGTCTTGCCGATTCCCAAGCCATTGGAGAATGA
- a CDS encoding shikimate 5-dehydrogenase, which yields MERTTIGRDTQVCMSLSARPGNAGSRLHNWLYDHYGLDYVYKSFSTTDLAAAIGGIRALGIRGCAISMPFKEAVIPMLDGMEASATAIDSVNTIVNGGGVLTGYNTDYVAVRALLERREIDPSTPFLLRGSGGMAKAVVAALRDCGFTQGTIVARNPEAGPALARQYGFGWLEVMPVEGAPLLINVTPLGMEGAGADALAFSPAQIAACEIVFDVVAQPANTPFVKAAQEAGKRVISGAEVIVLQAIEQFVLYTGVRPDANAIARAAGFAHGPSVEEKLRAV from the coding sequence ATGGAACGCACCACCATCGGCCGGGACACGCAGGTCTGCATGTCGCTTTCGGCGCGGCCCGGCAATGCGGGGTCGCGACTGCATAACTGGCTCTACGACCATTACGGGCTGGACTACGTCTACAAGTCGTTCAGCACGACCGACCTTGCGGCAGCAATCGGTGGCATCCGGGCGTTGGGGATTCGCGGCTGCGCGATCTCGATGCCGTTCAAGGAAGCGGTCATCCCGATGCTCGACGGGATGGAAGCCTCGGCGACCGCGATAGACAGCGTGAACACGATCGTCAACGGTGGCGGCGTGCTGACCGGCTACAATACCGACTACGTCGCCGTGCGTGCCCTTCTGGAGCGTCGTGAAATCGACCCGTCGACGCCGTTCCTGCTGCGCGGCAGCGGCGGCATGGCGAAGGCGGTAGTCGCAGCACTGCGCGATTGCGGCTTCACGCAAGGCACGATCGTCGCACGCAATCCCGAGGCCGGACCGGCGCTGGCCCGCCAGTACGGCTTTGGCTGGCTGGAAGTGATGCCGGTGGAAGGCGCGCCCTTGCTGATCAACGTAACCCCGCTCGGCATGGAAGGCGCGGGGGCCGATGCTCTCGCGTTCTCACCGGCGCAGATCGCGGCTTGCGAGATCGTCTTCGACGTCGTCGCGCAGCCTGCGAACACGCCGTTCGTCAAGGCTGCGCAGGAGGCCGGCAAGCGTGTGATCTCGGGCGCCGAGGTCATTGTGCTGCAGGCGATCGAGCAGTTCGTGCTCTATACCGGGGTGCGGCCCGATGCGAACGCGATCGCCCGTGCGGCTGGCTTTGCGCATGGTCCTTCGGTGGAGGAGAAGCTGCGGGCGGTCTGA